In a single window of the Arthrobacter zhangbolii genome:
- a CDS encoding multidrug effflux MFS transporter has protein sequence MSALRRSTGPAAMTTGLLLVLALLSATGPFATDLYLPSFPQMADELGATATGIQLTLTAFLIGMAVGQLFFGPFSDRYGRFRPLLIGSVLFVLASVVCAVAPNLPVLIAGRLFQGLFASAGVVIARAVVADLTSGQSAARTFSLLMTIGGVAPVLAPTVGGILAGSIGWRGVLWVLAGLAAAMLAGVAGVVRETRPPEKRSSGPFLGGLAAVLRRRRFVGYAVLFASTFGVLMGYISASPFIYQNLMGLSPAGYGVAFGINALGLVLAGFISARLARTVPPRRTVSIAVPVLLGVSAVLLLMILLDVPPLLLAVPIFLAASSVGFIMGNTTSLALAEAGFAAGSGSAVLGSGQFFFGALVSPLTGIAGEDTALPLALVMCGSALMAVLALLATRSPDQPDGERRRLARGA, from the coding sequence ATGTCCGCCCTTCGCCGTTCCACCGGCCCCGCCGCCATGACCACGGGACTGCTGCTGGTCCTGGCACTGCTTTCGGCCACGGGCCCGTTCGCCACAGATCTGTATCTGCCGTCCTTCCCGCAGATGGCGGACGAACTGGGTGCCACCGCCACGGGTATCCAGCTCACCCTCACGGCCTTCTTGATTGGCATGGCGGTCGGACAGCTGTTCTTCGGCCCGTTCTCGGACCGGTACGGGCGGTTCCGTCCGCTGCTGATCGGCTCCGTGCTGTTTGTCCTGGCCTCCGTGGTCTGTGCCGTGGCGCCGAACCTGCCGGTACTTATTGCCGGCCGGCTTTTCCAGGGCCTGTTTGCCTCCGCAGGCGTGGTGATTGCCCGCGCCGTCGTGGCGGACCTGACCTCCGGGCAGTCAGCGGCCCGCACCTTCAGCCTGCTCATGACCATTGGCGGCGTGGCGCCCGTACTCGCACCGACCGTGGGCGGCATCCTGGCCGGCAGCATCGGCTGGCGCGGAGTGCTCTGGGTCCTCGCCGGGCTTGCGGCGGCCATGCTCGCCGGGGTGGCCGGTGTTGTCCGGGAGACCCGTCCGCCGGAAAAGCGCAGCAGCGGCCCGTTCCTGGGCGGGCTGGCTGCGGTGCTGCGCCGACGCCGGTTCGTGGGGTATGCGGTGCTGTTCGCCTCCACCTTCGGCGTACTGATGGGCTACATCTCCGCCTCACCGTTCATTTACCAGAACCTGATGGGCCTTTCCCCGGCCGGGTACGGGGTGGCGTTCGGTATTAACGCGCTGGGTCTGGTGCTGGCCGGGTTCATTTCCGCCCGCCTGGCCCGGACGGTGCCGCCGCGACGCACCGTCAGCATCGCCGTCCCGGTGCTGCTGGGTGTCTCTGCAGTCCTTCTGCTGATGATCCTGCTGGACGTTCCGCCGCTGCTGCTGGCCGTGCCGATCTTCCTGGCTGCCTCCTCGGTGGGCTTCATCATGGGCAACACCACCAGCCTGGCCCTGGCCGAGGCAGGATTCGCTGCCGGCAGCGGCTCCGCCGTACTGGGCAGCGGACAGTTCTTCTTCGGCGCCCTGGTCTCCCCGCTGACCGGCATCGCGGGGGAGGACACCGCCCTGCCGCTGGCCCTGGTGATGTGCGGTTCGGCGCTGATGGCGGTCCTGGCGCTGCTGGCGACCCGGAGTCCGGACCAGCCGGACGGGGAACGACGCCGGCTGGCACGGGGAGCGTAG
- a CDS encoding universal stress protein — translation MAEAPRKRIVVGMDGSEESVQALRMAARLADLLGCRIETLIVWEYPAMLATPFPTTEFSPRVEAENALAEAVDAAFADTEVPDGLTRQAVAGQPARVLMEASRGAEMLVVGNRGRGGFAGLLLGSVSTAVAAHAYCPVLIARPHRD, via the coding sequence ATGGCTGAGGCACCCCGGAAACGGATTGTTGTTGGTATGGACGGCTCCGAAGAGTCCGTGCAGGCACTGCGGATGGCGGCCCGGCTGGCCGATCTGCTCGGCTGCCGGATTGAGACGCTCATTGTCTGGGAATACCCGGCCATGCTGGCAACGCCGTTTCCCACCACGGAGTTCTCTCCGCGAGTTGAGGCGGAGAATGCGCTGGCCGAGGCCGTGGACGCAGCATTTGCGGACACTGAGGTTCCGGACGGCCTGACCCGGCAGGCAGTGGCCGGACAGCCGGCACGGGTACTGATGGAGGCCAGCCGCGGAGCGGAAATGCTGGTGGTGGGCAACCGCGGACGCGGCGGGTTTGCCGGGCTGCTGCTGGGTTCGGTGAGTACGGCCGTGGCGGCCCATGCCTACTGCCCGGTGCTGATTGCCCGGCCGCACCGGGACTAG